The nucleotide window GACCGAATCCAGTTGGTACAGCATCGGCGAAGCGGCCGAGGCGCTCGGAGTGACAGCGAAAGCACTGCGGCATTGGGAGGAGCTCGGCCTGATCGAGCCCGCCCGCACGTGGAGCGACTACCGCGCCTACTCCGAGGCCGACCTCGAACGCGGCGCGGCGATCGCGCTTTACCGCAGCGTGGGTGTGCCGCTTGCACAGATCGCCGGTTTGCTCGGGGCATCGGAGCACATGCTTATCGACGCCTTACGCCACCACCACGAAACGCTTTCCGCAAAGCGCGACGTGCTGGATCGCCAACTGGATGCGGTCATGACCTTGATTGACCAAACGAAGAAAGGAAGTGTCGATATGGACGCAATGAAGCGATACCTCGGCGAGGATATGCCGGCGTACCAGGAGGAAGCAGAGCAGCGCTGGGGCGACACCGCCGAGTGGGCGCAGTCACAAGAGCGACTGTCCGAGATGGGCGAAGAGGACTTCGCTCGGTTGCGCGAGGAGCAGGACGCGTTTGCAGCTGACCTTGTTGCCGCTCGCGACGGTGGGGTAGCGGCTGGCTCGGCTGAGGCAGCAGCGCTGGTACAGCGCCACCGCGAGATGATCGGTCAGTGGTACGAAGCAACGCCCGCGCGTCAGCTCATCCTCGCGCGCATGTACGTGGCCGATGAGCGTTTCCACGACGCCTACGGCGGTGCGCAGGAGTACCTGCTCGAGCTGGTTGAAGCTCAGGCCGCCGCAGACGGCGTGGACACCGCCAACCCGCAGTGGGAGGGGTAAACGCCTTCCTTATACCGGGCAGATGACGGGCACGCCGCTATCGTCGAGAATCCGGGCCCGGATGCCGTAGACCTTCTCCAGCAGGTCGGGTGTGAGCACTTCATGCGGAACGTCATGTGCCACAACCCGGCCTGCTTTGATCACCAGCAACTCGTCGCAAAAGCGGGCCGCGAGGTTCAGGTCGTGGATTGCCACCAGCGCAACCCGTTCTGTGCCCACGACCTCGTCGCGTACAAGCTGGAGCAGATGCACCTGGTGGTGCAGGTCGAGGGCGGACGTTGGTTCGTCGAGAAGCAAAATGCTTGGGGAGCGTACCAACATCTGCGCTACACCAACGAGCTGACGTTGGCCGCCCGACATGTCGGAGACCATGCGGTCTGCAAGGTAGGTGATACCGAGGCGCTCCATGATGTCCGCAGTTGCGCCGATCGGATCCCAGCCTGATTCCCCGCGGCGACGTGCCGAAACCATGATGGACTCGAATGCGGTGAGCGAAGCCGTGGTCAGCATGTCCTGCGGGACGTACCCGACGGCGGTGGTGCGTGCCTTGCCGGTCACTTCGCGACCGTTCACCACGATCGAGACGCTGCCCGCGGTCGGTGTCTTAATACCGGCGATGGTCTTCACCAGGGTGGACTTGCCGGCGGCGTTGGGTCCAAGGAGGCCAACCACCTTGCCTGCTTCCAGGTGGTCGAAGGTCATGTCATCGATGATTGTGGTGCGGCCGTAGCCGACTGAGAGATTCTGCGCCGCGA belongs to Corynebacterium glaucum and includes:
- a CDS encoding ABC transporter ATP-binding protein, giving the protein MIAAQNLSVGYGRTTIIDDMTFDHLEAGKVVGLLGPNAAGKSTLVKTIAGIKTPTAGSVSIVVNGREVTGKARTTAVGYVPQDMLTTASLTAFESIMVSARRRGESGWDPIGATADIMERLGITYLADRMVSDMSGGQRQLVGVAQMLVRSPSILLLDEPTSALDLHHQVHLLQLVRDEVVGTERVALVAIHDLNLAARFCDELLVIKAGRVVAHDVPHEVLTPDLLEKVYGIRARILDDSGVPVICPV
- a CDS encoding MerR family transcriptional regulator, with protein sequence MTESSWYSIGEAAEALGVTAKALRHWEELGLIEPARTWSDYRAYSEADLERGAAIALYRSVGVPLAQIAGLLGASEHMLIDALRHHHETLSAKRDVLDRQLDAVMTLIDQTKKGSVDMDAMKRYLGEDMPAYQEEAEQRWGDTAEWAQSQERLSEMGEEDFARLREEQDAFAADLVAARDGGVAAGSAEAAALVQRHREMIGQWYEATPARQLILARMYVADERFHDAYGGAQEYLLELVEAQAAADGVDTANPQWEG